Proteins from a single region of Pyrus communis chromosome 6, drPyrComm1.1, whole genome shotgun sequence:
- the LOC137736146 gene encoding uncharacterized protein: MDKDYKNACWRHHGEQNIGEKNVAIGEEETGDEVIGMHDFLNDVFVQPLTEENVGPFTEPPIGEGRPEEVQTFFKLLEEADQDLWPGCKEFKKLEAVVRLYQIKCLSGMPDEIFTTLLELIKRMLPEGDCLPESYTSDFTVCSVCGKSRYKITNAEDSSRKKVASKQPNLLLSLLILGPHSPGKEIDVYMRPLIDELNELWEVGIPTYDAYSNQSFTMKAAVLWTISDFPAYGMLSGWSTHGYKACPHCMHDKESIYLPASRKICYMGHQHFLEDNHRFRRQAITFNGRREHRSALRQWTGLQCLEELSTLRFTFGKPNKDASVGQRRRRTSSSTSSNSQWKKKSIFYELPYWRHLLIRHNLDVMHIEKNICDSVVGTLLDIEKSKDGLAARADLEFLNIRYSQQPRREGNRTFRPPALFTLKREEKTAFCKVLSTIRVPDGYSSNLSRCVHVNERKIHGLKSHDYHVLMQQLLPLAIRPVLPKAVTMVLLELSAIFRQLCSKKESEEGFKQLNSRIALTLCQLEKIFPPAFFDIMVHLPVHLADEAALAGPVQYRWMYLQTLKRYVRNKGRPEGSIAETYLVDECLSFCSMRKCGARSNVLDQCHRYILNNCDEVSPFRRQHEEFLKTKHRRERLTMQQIKELSKKEFPEWFKQHMNSRYDANDTLISQDLHWLANYPSRVVSRYKSHIVHGFRFHIKSVDDKHKNQNCGVFVPANVPGVIGQVNCYGRVVDMFEVKYYGPTEAGDRGRAMMLFKCEWVNSESPRGMKTDQYGFTMVNFNQLGFKDDPFILASQALQAFYVEDTIKKDWHVVVRTQPRDLFDVLEDSDAIDDYAMPNLDDRILDNENFHTRVGVEKTPFLESLALPTGFVNHANANDELTDDDRE; this comes from the exons atggataaagattataaaaacgctTGTTGGCGACATCATGGCGAGCAAAACATTGGAGAGAAAAATGTGgcaattggagaagaagaaacaggaGATGAGGTGATTGGCATGCATGATTTTCTTAATGATGTATTTGTCCAACCATTAACAGAAGAAAATGTTGGGCCATTTACTGAACCCCCTATTGGGGAAGGGCGTCCAGAAGAGGTGCAGACTTTTTTTAAGTTGCTTGAAGAGGCAGATCAAGATTTGTGGCCAGGTTGTAAGGAGTTTAAGAAATTAGAAGCAGTTGTAAGACTATATCAGATCAAGTGTTTATCGGGAATGCCTGACGAGATCTTCACCACTTTACTGGagttaattaaaagaatgttgcCTGAAGGGGATTGTTTGCCTGAATCCT ATACTTCAGATTTTACCGTGTGCTCGGTTTGTGGTAAATCAAGATATAAAATTACCAATGCAGAGGATAGCTCGAGGAAAAAGGTCGCATCTAAG CAACCAAATTTGTTGTTGTCTCTGTTAATACTAGGACCGCACAGTCCTGGTAaagagattgatgtatacatgcGTCCATTGATTGACGAGCTAAATGAGTTGTGGGAAGTGGGCATTCCCACTTATGATGCGTATTCCAACCAAAGTTTTACGATGAAGGCTGCCGTGTTATGGACTATAAGTGATTTTCCGGCTTATGGAATGTTGTCAGGATGGAGTACACATGGCTATAAAGCTTGTCCACATTGCATGCATGATAAAGAATCTATTTACTTGCCAGCGAGTCGTAAGATTTGTTATATGGGGCATCAACATTTTCTTGAAGATAATCATAGGTTTCGAAGGCAAGCCATCACTTTTAATGGTCGTCGAGAGCATCGTAGTGCACTAAGGCAGTGGACTGGTTTACAATGTCTCGAAGAACTTTCTACATTGAGATTTACTTTTGGAAAACCAAACAAAGATGCTTCAGTTGGGCAACGCAGAAGAAGAACTTCGAGCAGTACAAGTAGTAACAGTCAGTGGAAGAAGAAatctattttttatgaactaccTTATTGGAGGCATCTGTTGATTAGACACaatcttgatgttatgcataTCGAGAAGAATATATGTGACAGTGTGGTGGGAACATTGCTAGATATAGAAAAGTCTAAAGATGGATTGGCTGCACGTGCAGATCTTGAATTCTTGAACATAAGATATAGTCAACAACCACGTAGAGAAGGAAATAGAACATTTCGACCTCCAGCATTGTTCAcattgaaaagagaagaaaaaactgcGTTTTGTAAAGTGTTGTCTACTATTCGGGTCCCCGATGGATATTCATCAAATCTGTCACGATGTGTGCACGTGAATGAACGAAAAATACATGGGTTGAAAAGTCATGATTACCATGTTTTAATGCAGCAGTTACTCCCGCTTGCAATACGCCCGGTTTTGCCTAAAGCTGTTACTATGGTTTTATTAGAGTTGAGTGCAATTTTCAGACAGTTATGTAGTAAGAAGGAGTCTGAGGAAGGATTTAAGCAACTGAATTCAAGAATTGCCTTGACATTATGTCAACTTGAAAAAATATTCCCTCCTGCATTTTTTGATATAATGGTGCACCTCCCAGTTCACTTGGCAGATGAAGCGGCTCTTGCAGGGCCTGTTCAATAtagatggat GTATTTGCAAACACTGAAGCGTTATGTTCGTAATAAGGGTCGTCCTGAAGGTTCTATTGCTGAAACATATTTGGTGGATGAGTGCTTGTCCTTTTGTTCCAT GAGAAAATGTGGAGCTCGATCTAATGTTCTTGATCAGTGCCATAGATACATTCTAAATAATTGTGATGAAGTTAGCCCATTTAGAAG GCAACATGAAGAATTCTTGAAAACTAAACATCGTCGAGAAAGGTTAACTATGCAACAAATTAAGGAGCTAAGCAAGAAAGAATTTCCAGAATGGTTCAAGCAACAT ATGAATTCAAGATATGATGCTAATGACACATTGATATCTCAAGACTTGCATTGGCTAGCTAATTATCCTAGTAGGGTTGTGAGTAGATACAAAAGTCACATTGTTCATGGATTTAGATTTCATATAAAATCTGTGGATGATAAGCATAAGAATCAAAATTGTGGTGTCTTTGTACCTGCAAATGTTCCTGGAGTAATTGGGCAAGTGAATTGTTATGGCAGAGTTGTAGATATGTTCGAGGTCAAATATTATGGTCCTACTGAAGCAGGAGATAGGGGTCGAGCTATGATGTTATTTAAGTGCGAATGGGTTAATAGTGAAAGTCCACGAGGAATGAAGACTGATCAATATGGATTTACTATGGTGAATTTCAATCAATTGGGATTTAAAGATGATCCTTTCATACTAGCATCACAAGCATTACAGGCATTTTACGTGGAGGACACGATTAAAAAAGATTGGCACGTAGTTGTTCGAACTCAACCAAGAGATTTATTTGACGTATTAGAGGATAGTGATGCTATTGATGATTATGCCATGCCGAACTTGGATGATCGAATTcttgataatgaaaattttcatacaAGGGTTGGCGTGGAAAAGACTCCCTTTCTTGAATCATTAGCGTTGCCTACCGGGTTCGTTAATCATGCCAATGCCAACGATGAGCTAACAGATGATGACagggaataa
- the LOC137737423 gene encoding photosystem I reaction center subunit II, chloroplastic-like, whose product MAMATQASLFTPTPSAPKTTADSTTAPWRQSVSSSFMALKPLKLSTARTMRINASAEEKTVTPTKEAPVGFTPPELDPTTPSPIFGGSTGGLLRKAQEEEFYVITWESPKEQIFEMPTGGAAIMREGPNLLKLARKEQCLALGTRLRSKYKIKYQFYRVFPNGEVQYLHPKDGVYPEKVNPGRQGVGQNFRSIGKNVSPIEVKFTGKQVYDI is encoded by the coding sequence ATGGCCATGGCAACACAAGCCAGCCTCTTCACCCCAACTCCCTCAGCCCCAAAGACCACCGCCGACAGTACAACCGCCCCATGGAGGCAATCAGTCTCCTCCTCCTTCATGGCCCTCAAGCCACTCAAGCTCTCCACCGCGAGAACAATGAGGATCAATGCCTCTGCTGAGGAAAAAACCGTGACCCCCACAAAGGAGGCTCCGGTAGGCTTCACCCCACCCGAGCTGGACCCAACAACACCCTCACCGATCTTCGGTGGCAGCACCGGCGGGCTGTTGAGGAAAGCGCAGGAGGAAGAGTTTTATGTGATCACATGGGAGTCACCAAAGGAGCAGATATTTGAGATGCCGACTGGCGGAGCTGCCATCATGAGGGAGGGTCCTAACTTGCTGAAACTGGCCAGGAAAGAGCAGTGCTTGGCTCTTGGAACTAGGCTTAGGTCCAAGTACAAGATTAAGTACCAGTTTTACAGGGTTTTCCCTAACGGGGAGGTCCAATACTTGCACCCCAAGGATGGTGTGTACCCCGAGAAGGTGAACCCTGGGCGCCAAGGGGTTGGCCAGAACTTTAGGTCGATTGGGAAGAATGTCAGCCCGATTGAGGTCAAGTTCACCGGCAAGCAAGTCTATGACATATGA
- the LOC137738071 gene encoding uncharacterized protein C24B11.05-like, with protein sequence MDSLSSSSPFDSIIFDLDDTLYSSNLGLGEACKKNIDDFLVEKCGFPVSKASSLRVELFKKYGSSLAGLRALGYDIDADDYHGVVHGRLPYDRIKPDPQLRNLLRSIAQRKIIFTNSDRKHAVKVLERLGVVECFDQIICFETMNPNLPSSTRPDEFPVVLKPSIEAMEIALRAADVDPRRTLFLDDNVRNVAAGKTVGLRTVLVGKTVKSKEADYLLENVNNMAQVITEVWVGEGGGKDGSNQRISRTRSDIDRDSVLTATAVGA encoded by the exons ATGGATTCCCTCAGTTCCTCTTCTCCTTTTGATTCTATCATTTTCG ATTTGGACGACACTCTGTACTCTTCCAACCTTGGACTCGGTGAAGCTTGCAAGAAGAACATCGATG ATTTTCTCGTTGAAAAATGTGGATTCCCGGTGAGCAAGGCCTCCAGCCTCCGCGTTGAGCTTTTCAAAAAATACGGCAGCTCCCTCGCTGGCTTACGA GCGTTAGGATACGACATCGACGCCGACGATTACCACGGTGTCGTGCACGGAAGGCTGCCGTACGATCGGATCAAACCCGACCCTCAGCTCCGAAACCTGCTCCGCAGCATCGCCCAGAGAAAAATT ATATTTACTAATTCCGACCGGAAGCACGCAGTGAAGGTGTTGGAACGTCTGGGAGTGGTGGAGTGCTTCGATCAGATCATATGTTTCGAGACGATGAACCCGAACCTGCCGAGTTCGACGCGGCCGGACGAGTTCCCGGTGGTCCTGAAGCCGTCCATAGAGGCCATGGAGATCGCACTTCGGGCCGCGGATGTCGATCCTCGCCGCACG CTGTTTCTCGATGACAATGTGCGTAACGTCGCTGCGGGAAAGACTGTTGGTCTTCGCACCGTTTTG gttggaaagaccGTGAAAAGCAAGGAAGCAGATTACTTATTAGAGAACGTGAACAACATGGCACAAGTAATAACGGAGGTATGGGTAGGAGAAGGTGGCGGAAAGGATGGTAGTAACCAACGGATCAGCCGCACCAGAAGCGACATCGATCGCGATTCCGTCCTCACTGCCACAGCTGTCGGAGCTTGA